CCACTGAATGACTGTGCTAACTGAACACACTGGCGGGCTGAACCATATGATGTTGCGATGGAAATCATGTTGAGCACACCAGCCGAGTGTGCACGCTCAACGACTGCTGCCACTTCGCCTCGCAGTTTATCATCGTCCAGATGGACATGGGTATCGATCACAGAGTGGTTCCTGTTGTGATGTTGTCTGCGTTATTGTAGTGGCTTGAAGTGGAACAAATCGTTAGCCTAGTCAAAGCGGTGCGAGTAAGCTGATATCACAATGCAGCTAAGTGTTAACGCATTGATATCGTGCGAATCGGGTGCCACGGTTTGCGTGTACTCACGCTAACCGTGCCAATTCACCGAATAGACACTTTTCGGGCATACTTAGGCGGACGAGGTAGATCATGAAGCTGGCAGTTCCCCGCGAAACGGTACCGGGAGAAACGCGAGTGGCCCTGGTGCCTGAATCGGTGAAAAAACTGGTCGGTGCTGGTTTCCAGGTCAGTGTCGAAGAAGGTGCAGGTAGCGCTGCGGGGTTTGCTGATCAACTTTATCGCGATGCAGGAGCCACCATTGAAAGCAGTGCCGATGCGTTATTTAACCATGCAGATTTTATTCTGAAAGTATCCGCACCGACCGTGGATGAAGTCAAGCTGTACCCATCACAAGCCAGGCTGCTGACTTCCCTGATGCCTACCCGACATATCCCCGCAGTGCAGGCTCTGGCTCAGCGGGGTATCACCAGTTTTTCCACCGATGCCATTCCGCGAACCACCCGTGCCCAGGCCATGGACACGCTTTCCTCGATGGCCAACATTGCAGGCTACAAAGGCGTGTTGCTGGCAGCAGTGGAGTTACCTCGTTATTTTCCGATGTTGATGACTGCTGCAGGCACGGTGATGCCCGCCAAGGTTTTTGTGATTGGCGCCGGTGTTGCCGGTCTCCAGGCAATTGCAACTGCCAAGCGATTGGGTGCACAGGTTTTTGCAACCGATGTTCGCCCTGAAGTGAAAGAACAAATCGAAAGCGTCGGAGCCAAGTACGTTGGCATAGAATTGAAGCAGAGCGCTGCAGCAGGTGGTGGCTATGCCAAGGAGCTTTCAGAAGAAGACAAAGCCCGACAGAAACAGATGCTGGCAGAGCAGTGTGCTGTTTCTGATGTGGTAATCACTACCGCACTCATCGGCGGAGTGTTTGCACCCAGACTCATCGGCGAAGACATCGTAAAATCAATGAAGCCCGGCTCCATCATCGTCGATCTGGCCGCCGACGGCGGCGGAAACTGCGAATTGTCCCAGCCAGGGTTTCTTGTTCCCCTCTCCCCTCTGGGGAGAGGGGTTAGGGGTGAGGGGAGAGAGCAAGGCGGAGTTACCACTGTCCATGGTGTCAAAATCATCGCCCCACTTAACCTGCCCGCTTCCGTTCCTAACCATGCCAGCCTGCTCTGGTCTCGCAACCTGACCAGTTTTCTGTTGGCCTTCTGGAAAGACAAGAATTTCCAATTCGATCTCAACGACGAAATCCTCCGTGGCAGCCTGATCACCCACCAGGGTGAGGTGATGCACGCCAAGACGAAGGAGTTGATCAAGCCATGATTGCATCCTCTACCACCATCGACTATATGTCGATGCTGTTTGTCTTCATGCTGGCTACCTTCATCGGGATTGGTGTTATCCGGAGGGTCTCGCGGCTGCTGCACACGCCATTGATGTCGCTGACCAATGCCATTTCCGCCATTGCGGTAGTGGGAGCCATCATCGTGGCGGGTGGCGAAGAGTACCCCACGTATGTCCGAGTGCTCGGAGCCATTGCCCTGTTCTGCTCCATGACGAACATTGTTTCAGGCTTCATGATCACCGAACGCATGCTCAAGATGTTCAAGACGAAAGAGGAGGCAAGATGATGCACCCCTACGTCATTGAATTCATCTATCTGATAGGCACCGGGCTTTTTATTTTCTCCCTGCACTGGATGAGCGATCCGAAGACCGCACGAAAGAGCGTTGCCGCCGGTGCACTGGGTATGTTGCTGGCGATGCTGGCAACCTGGGCCAGACCCGAAGTGACCCGGCATCTCTGGGTGCTGATTCCCCTGGCTTTAGCCATCGGGCCTGGCATGTGGCTGGCCAATGTGCCTTTGACTGCAGTACCGCAGCGAACCGCCATCTCCCATGCCTTCGGTGGCCTGGCTGCCGGGCTGGTGGGAACCGCCAAGTATTTCCACTGGTACAACAGCGAGCCGGAAATGCTCACGGCATTTCGCATGGGTGCCATCATCGTTGAAATCATTCTTGGTTACCTGACATTTACCGGCAGCTTGATTGCTGCTGGTAAACTGCAGGAAATCAAATGGATACCGCAAAGGCCTTGGGTCTACAAAGGTCAAAACCTGGTCAATCTGGGTGCATTTGCACTGGCACTCTTGCTGGGAATTCTGCTGGTCATATGGCCTGATTCTGCCTTTTCACCAGTGCTGTTCATTCTGTTATTGATCCTCTCCCTCAATTTCGGCTGGATGCTCGTGATGCCTATTGGTGGAGCGGACATGCCCACGGTCATTGCCATTCTGAATTCGTATGCCGGCCTTTCTGCAGTGGCGATGGGTTTTGTGCTCGATAACAAACTGCTGATCACTGCAGGTGCACTCGATGGTTCCAGCGGATTGATTCTCTCCATCATCATGTGCAAGGCGATGAACCGCTCGTTCTTCAATGTGCTCTTTGGCGCCTTTGGCCAGGTGCAGGAACAGAAATCTGGCGGCGAGCAGAAAGAATATAAGTCCGATACACCCGAAAACGCAGCAGCCATGATGGAGCAGGCCAGCTCCGTGGTGATTGTCCCCGGCTATGGCATGGCAGTAGCCCAGGCACAACATAAAATCCGTGAACTCTACGATGCACTCAAGAAACGGGGCATCAGTGTCAAATTCGCCATTCACCCCGTGGCAGGTCGCATGCCAGGTCACATGAATGTGCTCTTGGCCGAGGCGGAGATTCCTTACACCGATCTTGTTGAGATGGAAGATATCAACCACGACATGGCACAGGTCGATGTCTGCCTGGTGGTAGGCGCCAATGATGTGGTAAACCCTGCCGCCGAGCATGACAAGAGCAGCCCGATTTACGGCATGCCCATCATCCAGGCGGAGAAAGCCCACACGATCTTTGCCATCAAGCGCAGCAAAAACCCGGGCTTCGCGGGCATCGATAATGAACTCTACTTCAACGACAAAACCTGGATGCTCTTCGGCGACGCCAAGGCGGTGGTAGGGGAACTGGTGAAAAGCCTGAGCGGCGGCGGAGGCATTCACTAAGTGCCCACGCTAACAGTTTGTGAATGATAGTAGTCCTCTCTCTCCGAGAGAGGACCAGTCGTGCAAAATCATGGTGCTTTTTGTTAGTCGCTCTTAGATATCCAGGCGCATCCGTTTTTTCTTCTTTTTCTTCTTGGATTTGGCCTCAGGGATAAACCATTTTCTCAGCCAACCCCGTTTG
The DNA window shown above is from Planctomycetia bacterium and carries:
- a CDS encoding Re/Si-specific NAD(P)(+) transhydrogenase subunit alpha, translating into MKLAVPRETVPGETRVALVPESVKKLVGAGFQVSVEEGAGSAAGFADQLYRDAGATIESSADALFNHADFILKVSAPTVDEVKLYPSQARLLTSLMPTRHIPAVQALAQRGITSFSTDAIPRTTRAQAMDTLSSMANIAGYKGVLLAAVELPRYFPMLMTAAGTVMPAKVFVIGAGVAGLQAIATAKRLGAQVFATDVRPEVKEQIESVGAKYVGIELKQSAAAGGGYAKELSEEDKARQKQMLAEQCAVSDVVITTALIGGVFAPRLIGEDIVKSMKPGSIIVDLAADGGGNCELSQPGFLVPLSPLGRGVRGEGREQGGVTTVHGVKIIAPLNLPASVPNHASLLWSRNLTSFLLAFWKDKNFQFDLNDEILRGSLITHQGEVMHAKTKELIKP
- a CDS encoding NAD(P) transhydrogenase subunit alpha; amino-acid sequence: MIASSTTIDYMSMLFVFMLATFIGIGVIRRVSRLLHTPLMSLTNAISAIAVVGAIIVAGGEEYPTYVRVLGAIALFCSMTNIVSGFMITERMLKMFKTKEEAR
- a CDS encoding NAD(P)(+) transhydrogenase (Re/Si-specific) subunit beta, giving the protein MHPYVIEFIYLIGTGLFIFSLHWMSDPKTARKSVAAGALGMLLAMLATWARPEVTRHLWVLIPLALAIGPGMWLANVPLTAVPQRTAISHAFGGLAAGLVGTAKYFHWYNSEPEMLTAFRMGAIIVEIILGYLTFTGSLIAAGKLQEIKWIPQRPWVYKGQNLVNLGAFALALLLGILLVIWPDSAFSPVLFILLLILSLNFGWMLVMPIGGADMPTVIAILNSYAGLSAVAMGFVLDNKLLITAGALDGSSGLILSIIMCKAMNRSFFNVLFGAFGQVQEQKSGGEQKEYKSDTPENAAAMMEQASSVVIVPGYGMAVAQAQHKIRELYDALKKRGISVKFAIHPVAGRMPGHMNVLLAEAEIPYTDLVEMEDINHDMAQVDVCLVVGANDVVNPAAEHDKSSPIYGMPIIQAEKAHTIFAIKRSKNPGFAGIDNELYFNDKTWMLFGDAKAVVGELVKSLSGGGGIH